One genomic segment of Nitrosopumilus sp. includes these proteins:
- the trxB gene encoding thioredoxin-disulfide reductase, translated as MMAADSGAVVLETNDDNPKMPDKKKTKFDVVIIGAGPAGYTAGIYCSRAGYDTLILSGILPGGQLVNTTEVENYPGFEQGIMGPDLMIEMRKQSQRMGTTIVDDEAVDVDFRHKPFKVLTASEEYEGRAIIIATGANPRKIGLEGEKTFAGKGVSYCATCDGPFFRNQELVVVGGGDSAIEEATFLTKFATTVHLVHRRDELRASKVMQERAFNNEKIKFHWDSAVVDIKGDQKMQKAVLKNLKTNEESTLDVGGLFVAIGHEPNTKLFKSQIDLDDEGYIVLKNKTHTNVEGVFAAGDVHDRNYRQAITAAGYGCMAAIDLDKYLTESSDKKE; from the coding sequence ATGATGGCAGCAGACAGTGGAGCAGTAGTTCTAGAAACTAATGACGATAATCCAAAAATGCCAGATAAAAAGAAAACAAAATTTGATGTAGTAATAATTGGCGCAGGACCAGCAGGATACACCGCAGGAATTTATTGTTCAAGAGCAGGATATGATACTTTAATTTTGTCAGGAATACTTCCAGGAGGACAGTTAGTAAATACAACTGAAGTTGAAAATTACCCGGGATTTGAGCAGGGGATCATGGGTCCTGATTTAATGATTGAAATGCGAAAACAGTCTCAAAGAATGGGAACAACGATTGTAGATGATGAGGCAGTAGATGTTGATTTCAGACACAAGCCATTCAAAGTGTTAACAGCTTCAGAAGAGTATGAAGGACGTGCAATAATTATTGCCACGGGCGCAAATCCTCGAAAAATCGGTTTAGAAGGCGAGAAAACCTTTGCAGGGAAAGGAGTATCTTATTGTGCCACATGTGATGGTCCATTTTTTAGAAATCAAGAACTAGTTGTAGTTGGCGGAGGAGATTCTGCAATTGAAGAAGCTACTTTTCTTACAAAGTTTGCAACTACGGTTCACCTTGTTCATAGAAGAGATGAATTAAGAGCAAGTAAAGTGATGCAAGAAAGAGCATTCAATAATGAAAAAATAAAATTTCACTGGGATTCAGCAGTAGTAGATATTAAAGGAGATCAAAAAATGCAAAAAGCAGTTTTAAAAAATCTAAAAACTAATGAAGAATCAACTCTCGATGTAGGAGGATTGTTTGTAGCAATTGGTCATGAACCAAACACAAAATTATTCAAAAGTCAAATTGACTTAGATGATGAAGGATACATAGTTCTTAAAAATAAAACCCATACAAATGTAGAAGGTGTTTTTGCAGCCGGAGATGTTCATGATAGAAATTACAGACAGGCAATTACTGCAGCAGGATACGGATGCATGGCTGCAATTGATTTAGACAAGTATCTTACTGAAAGTTCAGATAAGAAAGAATGA
- a CDS encoding universal stress protein — protein sequence MAIKTKKILVPLDGSKNCLRGLDMAIHIARQSHGVIIGLAVKSVPGIYALHPLGFLDFNSMKEIKKIIEQAKVKAAKKGIQLTGKVIAGDPGYDIARFANNSKNGIDMIVIGARGRGSAKEFFLGSVSNYVLHKSKKPVLIVK from the coding sequence ATGGCAATTAAAACTAAAAAAATTCTGGTTCCACTTGATGGTTCAAAAAACTGTTTGAGAGGATTGGACATGGCTATCCATATAGCAAGGCAATCTCATGGTGTAATTATTGGATTAGCAGTAAAATCAGTGCCTGGAATATATGCCCTTCATCCTCTTGGTTTTCTTGATTTCAACTCTATGAAAGAAATCAAAAAAATAATAGAGCAAGCAAAAGTCAAGGCTGCGAAAAAAGGTATTCAACTTACAGGCAAAGTAATCGCTGGAGATCCTGGATATGATATTGCTAGATTTGCAAACAATTCTAAAAACGGAATAGATATGATAGTTATTGGCGCTAGAGGACGAGGCTCTGCAAAAGAATTTTTCTTGGGAAGTGTATCAAACTATGTTTTACATAAATCTAAAAAACCGGTATTAATTGTAAAATGA
- a CDS encoding CBS domain-containing protein, whose amino-acid sequence MDSTFVNQVMSKNVLTVDKSTSIQEAAEKMHKSNVGCVVVTDDLKPVGIVTERDFVTKVAAEGRPLFTEISEVMSSPLITIDQEETIWEASEMMKQKTIHKLPVLEDEKIIGIITTTDIVRISSLGSDSQMRRVCDQILLRMKDK is encoded by the coding sequence ATGGATAGTACATTTGTGAATCAAGTTATGAGTAAAAATGTACTTACTGTAGATAAATCAACATCAATTCAAGAGGCGGCAGAAAAAATGCACAAATCCAATGTAGGGTGTGTAGTTGTCACTGATGACTTAAAACCAGTAGGGATTGTTACAGAAAGAGACTTTGTTACAAAAGTGGCTGCCGAAGGAAGGCCATTATTTACTGAAATTTCAGAGGTTATGTCATCCCCGTTAATAACAATTGATCAAGAAGAAACAATTTGGGAAGCATCTGAAATGATGAAACAAAAAACAATTCATAAACTTCCAGTATTAGAGGATGAAAAAATAATAGGAATAATTACGACAACAGATATTGTAAGAATTTCTAGTCTAGGATCAGATTCACAAATGCGAAGAGTCTGTGATCAGATACTATTGAGAATGAAAGACAAGTAA